DNA sequence from the Sulfurimonas sp. HSL3-7 genome:
GAGTCTCAGATGTTGGCAGTAGCAGTAAAGACAGACAAAGAGAACACAGCAGTCTCCCCTCTATTCGGTAAGGCGAAGTTTTTTGCCTTCTATGACGGGAAAAATATTACAATAGAAAAAAATGAAGTAGGCGACGGCATAGCGGTGATCAACTGGTTCGCACAAAAAGGTGTCGATACGATCATCGTCAAAGAGATGGGGAGCAACCCCTATAAGGCTTTACAAAACTATCATATGAAGTTATTATATGCGGGTGACGAACGTATAGAAGTAGCGGATATCATCAAAAAATATGAAGCAGGCGAATTAAATGGACTCAATGCGTCACAGATGCAAAATATTATTGCAAAACATGAAAAGCATCATACGCATCCCCATGGGCATGAACACGGGCATACACATTAAATATTGAACGGGTAAAAAAGATGGCGCAGAAGAGTTTTTCCAGGTTGAAATGGCTGTTTTACCTCTATTATGACGGCTTTAAGAACATGAAAACAGGCAAGACGCTTTGGCTGATCATAGGGATCAAGCTTTTTGTGCTGCTGGTCATTATCAAGTGGCTCTTCTTCCCCAACTTTTTAGAGACCCGTTTCACAAACGATGAAGACCGGGGTGCTTATATCCTCGATGCATTAACACCACCAAAGGAGAAATAATGGAAAATGCTGATCTGTTGGTAGATTGGTCGCGTGCCCAGTTTGCACTGACCGCGCTCTATCACTGGCTTTTTGTACCGCTGACGCTCGGTCTGACCTTCCTGGTTGCTATCATGGAGACGATCTATGTCAAGACAGGCAAGAGCGAATGGAAAACACTGACGAAGTTTTGGATGACCCTGTTGGCTATCAACTTTGCGATCGGTCTTGCGACCGGTATCATCATGGAGTTTGAGTTCGGGACCAACTGGTCGAATTACTCCTGGATCGTCGGCGACATCTTCGGGGCTCCGCTTGCTATCGAAGGGATCATGGCTTTCTTTATGGAGTCGACCTTTTTTGCCGTGATGTTCTTCGGCTGGGACAAGGTCTCTAAAAAGATGCACCTGCTCTCAACATGGCTGGTCGCATTGGGTTCCAACCTTTCGGCTTTGTGGATCCTGGTTGCCAACGGCTGGATGCAGAACCCGGTCGGGATGCGTTTCAACCCTGATACCGCGCGTAATGAGATGGTCGACTTCTGGGCGGTGCTTTTCAACCCGAACGCCGTCAGCAAGTTCCTTCACTCCATCAGCAGCGGTTATGTACTGGCCTCGCTCTTTGTGATCGGGATCAGCAGCTGGTACCTTCTGA
Encoded proteins:
- a CDS encoding DUF4492 domain-containing protein — translated: MAQKSFSRLKWLFYLYYDGFKNMKTGKTLWLIIGIKLFVLLVIIKWLFFPNFLETRFTNDEDRGAYILDALTPPKEK
- a CDS encoding NifB/NifX family molybdenum-iron cluster-binding protein, encoding MLAVAVKTDKENTAVSPLFGKAKFFAFYDGKNITIEKNEVGDGIAVINWFAQKGVDTIIVKEMGSNPYKALQNYHMKLLYAGDERIEVADIIKKYEAGELNGLNASQMQNIIAKHEKHHTHPHGHEHGHTH